From Myxocyprinus asiaticus isolate MX2 ecotype Aquarium Trade chromosome 49, UBuf_Myxa_2, whole genome shotgun sequence, a single genomic window includes:
- the LOC127438204 gene encoding uncharacterized protein LOC127438204, with the protein MKIIQLLILDLLLWCQAAQSLIDQLTDLGQNVTINCTLDEGGIYWLLLKLPDPPVMILRTTQTNFFCFNKTFRHKYSVQSHRHLFINNVTTDELGDYYCMKKDTVPPEFSDGTRLHIIEPTQPTELTESQTHTVVQNIVQSQTQWHIIILISALLNGVLIIVVTGCLSCYSGKSVKLQGTQLQTTFIAVEQSQELSKLQYTEVDFSILCEEFGQR; encoded by the exons ATGAAAATCATCCAGCTTCTAATCT TAGATCTTCTCTTGTGGTGTCAAGCTGCACAGAGTTTAATAGATCAACTGACAGATTTGGGACAAAATGTGACAATAAACTGTACTCTTGATGAAGGAGGGATTTATTGGTTATTACTGAAACTTCCAGATCCTCCAGTGATGATATTACGCACTACGCAAACcaattttttttgcttcaataaaacatTCAGACACAAATATTCAGTGCAGTCTCACCGTCATCTGTTTATAAATAATGTCACCACTGATGAATTAGGAGATTATTACTGTATGAAGAAAGATACAGTACCTCCAGAATTCAGCGATGGCACCAGACTACACATCATTG AACCAACTCAACCAACTGAGTTAACTGAGAGCCAGACACATACAGTAGTGCAGAATATTGTGCAGAGTCAGACACAATGGCATATTATTATCCTCATATCTGCTCTGCTGAATGGTGTTTTGATCATTGTGGTCACTG GTTGTTTAAGTTGTTACTCTGGAAAAAGTGTAAAACTTCAAGGTACACAATTACAGACTACATTTATTGCTGTAGAACAGTCTCAAGAGCTGAGCAAATTACAG TATACTGAGGTGGACTTTTCCATACTTTGTGAAGAGTTTGGACAAAGATGA